The genomic window ATCGCCCCCGAGGTCGCCGACCCCTCCCACAGGGGCGTGGCGAGGCCGGCCCATATAGACGCGGCACCGCAGCTGAGCCGGAGCGCGGGTGGCTGCAGGTAGGACGGGCCGAGGCTGTCCCCGCTCCAGGGCGCCCGGAGGCCGAAGCCGCCACTCCAGCTGGGAGAGGACCATGTGGGCGCCCGAGCTGCCGCTGCTGACCCCGCCGGCGGCGCTGGCGGCGCTGCCCGCGCTGCTGCTGGCGCTGGCCGtgcgcggggcggcggcgggcgcgccCACGTACCCTTGGCGGGACGCGGAGACGCGGGAGTGGCTGGTGTGCAGCCAGTGCCCCCCGGGCACCTTCGTGCAGCGGCCGTGCGGCCGGGACAGCCCCACGACGTGCGGCGCGTGCCCGCCGCGCCACTACACGCAGTTCTGGAACTACCTGGAGCGCTGCCGCTACTGCAACGTCATCTGCGGGGAGCGCGAGGAGGAGGCGCGGCCGTGCGGGGCCACCCACAACCGCGCCTGCCGCTGCCGCCCCGGCTTCTTCGCGCACGCCGGCTTCTGCCTGGAGCACGCGCCCTGCCCGCCCGGCGCCGGCGTGGCGGCCCCCGGTGGGTGCGGGGCCCGGGGGGGTGGCGTGGGCACTTCAGCCCGGCGAGGAAGACACCCCAGCTCCACTTGACTCCGTCCCCACCTCTCGTCCCCAGGCACTGCCAGCCGAAACACGCAGTGCCAGCCGTGTGCGCCGGGCACCTTCTCGGCCAGCAGCTCGAGCTCCGAGCAGTGCCAGCCACACCGCAACTGCACGGCCCTGGGCCTGGCGGTCAACGTTCCGGGCTCCCCCTCCCATGACGCGCTGTGCACCAGCTGCACCGCCTTCCCGCTCGGGGAGCTGGAGTCTGGAGGACCAGGTGACCCGGGGGTCCATGGAGTCAGCCTGTGCCCCTGCCGCTCAGCTCTCAGAGCTGAGTCCAGCCCTGGAACATGAGGCATTTAGCTGGCCCCTGGGAAGGGCCTCCAGAAGCCTTGTGAGGTCAAGGGGCACTGgaagtccccccccccccccacagagccctggggtggtaggggtgcACTTTAGTGCTGGCAGGTGATGCTATCCCCACCCCACTCTCGGACATAgggaaacggaggcccagagagtttaagCAGCTTGTTTGAGGTTACACAGCAGTGAAGTGGCAGACCCTTAGTGAGGCTTCTCATCCTTGGCCAcggcccctcccagccctccccccaTCTTGCAGCCCCACTTCCCCCTCCCACTAGACTCTCAGCGCTCACCCGTTTCTTAGCTCAGGGATTTCCCCTTTGTCCTGCACCCTCCCAATGTCCCCATCAGGGACATCAGGGTCTGCGGGCTGACGACCTGCTGCTGGGCCTGACTGAGCCCCCGACCCCGACCCTCCTACAGGAACTGAGGAGTGCGAGCGCGCCGTCATCGATTTTGTGGTCTTCCAGGACATCTCCTTCAAGAGGCTCCTGCGGCTGCAGCAGGCCCTGATGGGCCCCGGGGGACAGAGTCTGACACCCAGGGAGGGCCGAATGGCCTTGCAGCTgaagctgtggcagcagctcacggAGCTCCGTGAGGCGCGGACTGAGCCGCTGTTGGCAAGGCTGCTGCAGGCACTGCGcgaggccaggctgcctgggctggAGCGCACCATCCGAGAGCGGTTCCTCCTGGCTCACTGAGCACCCCCTTATTTATTCTGCTCCCCGGCCATGCCCTCCGTGGGCACTGCCCCCAGCCTTGCCAAAGGAGGCTTCTGACCAGGCTCCTGTTGTgctaagagtttattttttataaagctGTGTGTCAAACTGAGCGCTCTGTCTGCTGGGAGCACAGTGGGGACGCCTGGTGGGGAAGACACCCAACGGGCCGCCCCAGTGCTCCTCAAGCCCTTGGGCTGCCCaaccccccatcccccaccagaACAGACCCTTGATGGGGGAAGCATTGTTGACCATGGCCAGGTGGCAGGTGTGCCCCTTCCAGCTGTGGGGTGCGGCAGGGGTCCCTGAGGCTCACTCTGTGACCCCTCAAGTCATTCAAGGGTCAGGACAGCGTGGAGGGTCAGGGCTGGCCAGGGAGGGTCATTGTGGCAGACAGTGCCCAGAAGGGGCACATCAAGAAGTCCAGAGACTCCCTGGCACAGGACCCAGCTTGGACCGGCCAGTGCCAGACTGTGTGCCCTGGGTGGCCAGGAAACCCCATCCCTCTTACTCTGCCCTTCCTTCAAGTTCCACCCACTCCCAACCGATCCCAACCCGCTCCCAACCGGTGGGGATTTCCCAGAAGGACACCAGCCAGACTTCCTCCAAGGCCTGTGCGTCCCATGCTTTCTGGGAAACAAGGCTTTTCTGCTCCTGGGCAGGCTCAGATGAAGGCTTGACTGCTCCAGAACAGCCTGGGGGACTCCCAGCCCTCCCCTCAGGCTCTGGAGCCCCCTGCCTGACCCCcaaaaggggaagggaagggccTCACAGCCAGTGAGTCACCTCACCTGCAGCtgggtccccacccccaccctgactCATCCCTTTCCCAGCAACTCCTCACAGGCCCCcactggggagggagggcaggctggAGGGACCTGACCCTCCAACACGAAGCCACCAGGTCTCTGGCTGTTGCCATGGAAGCAGGAAGGCAGTGCCCAGACAGCTGGGAGTCCACACCCAGAGCAACGATGGACAGGAGCTACTCGGACCACCTTTATTTTGCATGCTTACCCCAGCCAGCACCAGCCAGACAGCCTCCTGCCCACAGCCTGGCCCACTGGATGTTGCCTGCTCCCACAGGGgccgtgtgtatatgtgtgtgggggggtctcCACTCCCCCGCACAGGCCTGGAAAGGGATTTCTAGACATCTTGTCCCCAGACCTGAGGGAGACTCCACTCCTCACCCCAGCTGGGAATGCAGGCCCAGCACACCACCAATTCAGCTCCTTGGGGAGCTAGCTCACCTTCTCAATACACCCGTGCAACCGGAGTGGGCAACCATGGTTGTCCCATGTTGGTGGCAGGTGTGTGTGCTTAAGAGGGGACACCCACACCCAACACAGCCTCCTGGCTTTTCCCTTCTTGCTGAGGATCAAAATGACGCCATGTGGGGTTGAGGCGGGGCACATGGCCTCCCACACATACTTTCCCTGCCCCGTCTCAAGACTGCATCAGAACCCAAGGCCCTGCTGGCCTTCGGGGACGTGGACAAGGTCTCCCTCCAGGTGAcaccagcccccagcccacctccaaGATCACAGGAGGCAGAGGCCGAGGGCAGCTGTGGCCCCAGTGTCCTCCATGGGTGCACCATGCAGAGCTCCTGGAGCTCCGGAGGGTCCCACAGCTCTGGAAAGCCCTACTTCCAACCAGCTCCCCTGAGGCTGTGCCCCGGGCAGACATGCAAGCTCCAGAGGGAGAGTCAGCCTGCTCACGCCAAGGCCTCACCCCCACGGCCCCAACCGGAGCCTCAGGGGTGGGGAACTAGGTCTGATGTGGCCACAGGCCCCACTGGGGGTCAAATAGGGCTTGTGTGGTGCCCGGTGGCCCTGCTGCCCCAAATCCCCTCAGCAGAAGCCTCCAGATGCCTACGCTTttccagacacagagaaaagtttgtcttagagaaaaaacaaagcaaatggaAAAACCAAAAGGCAAAGCAAACCCAGCCCCCAGGATTGGACGGCTGGTGCCAGCAGGAGCGCTCCTCTTGTGCCCGGGGACGAGCTGTGCGCCTACGTGATATCCCTCTGTCGTGGTGGCCGGTGCACATTCCGCACAACGCACTTCACCATCCACTCGATGCCTTCGCGCACCCCTTTGCTGTGGAGACAGTGGGCATGAGGCAGGGCCGGCCGTGCCCCCGGCCCACCAgatggggccctactcaccccgTGAGGGCCGAGCAGGCCTGGGTCAGGCAGTCGCGCCTGCCGATCTTGGAGGTGCAGTCGCTGAATGCTGTCTTGATGTCAGGGATTGAGAGACAAGTCTGTGGGGAGGCGAGGCCGTGAGGAGCAGTGCCCTGTCCCTCTGAGGCCATATTCCCGGCTCCAGGGCAGCCTCTAGAGCTGGCCTGGGTTGGACATGAGCTCGTGGCGGGGGGCTGAGGACAGGGTATGAAGCAGTGGTGGCCCCTTGGGGGCTTCTCTTCCCAGGAGGGGTCCTGTCTGGTGAGTGGCCTGACAGGGACatgggagcaggtggcagggaAGAGAGAGCTGAACAGACCACACGTGATCTAGGACGCACCCTGGCCCTCAGGACCGCTGGTGGTCATGACATGTGCTCCAGAAAAGGGGCACTGCCTATACAGCACCCCCACCACGCAGACAGTCCATGCAGTCACCAAGCCACCCCACACCTGGGTGGACAGGTGCAGCTGACCAATGGCCTGTCTGTGCCCCTCCACTGCTGCCCCTGGTCCTGGGAGGTGCCAACCCCAAGAGCAGCACACAGATCAAGGGCTGTGCTAACTCCCACCTTGGGGTCCCTGTCGTTTCTCTCCAGACTATCACCTGATTCTCCCCATCACGAGGCTGCCGGCTGCAGAGGGACAGGCTCAGCCACCCTCCAGTGGAGAGAAGGCACCCAACGTGGCGgcagaggcctgggggaggggctctGTGCACCCTGGGAAGGCCCAGCTTGGGTGTCCAAGGAAGCCAAT from Equus asinus isolate D_3611 breed Donkey chromosome 15, EquAss-T2T_v2, whole genome shotgun sequence includes these protein-coding regions:
- the TNFRSF6B gene encoding tumor necrosis factor receptor superfamily member 6B, with protein sequence MWAPELPLLTPPAALAALPALLLALAVRGAAAGAPTYPWRDAETREWLVCSQCPPGTFVQRPCGRDSPTTCGACPPRHYTQFWNYLERCRYCNVICGEREEEARPCGATHNRACRCRPGFFAHAGFCLEHAPCPPGAGVAAPGTASRNTQCQPCAPGTFSASSSSSEQCQPHRNCTALGLAVNVPGSPSHDALCTSCTAFPLGELESGGPGTEECERAVIDFVVFQDISFKRLLRLQQALMGPGGQSLTPREGRMALQLKLWQQLTELREARTEPLLARLLQALREARLPGLERTIRERFLLAH